From the Apus apus isolate bApuApu2 chromosome 4, bApuApu2.pri.cur, whole genome shotgun sequence genome, one window contains:
- the RIOK2 gene encoding serine/threonine-protein kinase RIO2 isoform X1, with amino-acid sequence MGKLNAVMLRYLSKEHFRVLTAVEMGMKNHEIVPASLIASIASLKHGGCHKILRELVKHKLLAYERTKTVQGYRLTNAGYDYLALKALSARQVITSVGNQMGVGKESDIYIVADEEEQHFALKLHRLGRTSFRSLKNKRDYHKHRHKMSWLYLSRLAAMKEFAYMKALHDRKFPVPKPVDYNRHAVVMELIDGYPLCQVRQMEDPASLYSELMDLIVKLANHGLIHGDFNEFNLILDNEDHVTMIDFPQMISTSHPNAEWYFDRDVNCVKEFFKKRFNYESELFPAFKDIRRECCLDREIAASGYTKEMQEDGELLYPPGSDEDDNTTEVAEFVEDAESTLSFLTDKENNANFMCEVGSFSERKPSEDFTSSNEEAVITESSENTERLDVSKLSSALQEAEGQAVLWKSGEEGAESSELAFFEGRSTTENTAEVKNQTWQEEHCSDKEIEEKCPDLVDLSSLNKKFRYDRNEEGVVHLVEHRTRSASPTSVRSVGSCSTIPVELVKQKVKRQLSKHQKAALRQRLQKGEANIYTKQRRENMHNIKSSLDAASFWG; translated from the exons ATGGGGAAGCTGAACGCGGTGATGCTTCGGTACCTCTCCAAGGAGCACTTCAGGGTCCTGACAGCG GTGGAGATGGGCATGAAGAACCATGAGATAGTTCCTGCTAGCTTGATTGCCTCCATTGCCAGCCTGAAACACGGGGGCTGCCATAAAATACTGAGAGAGCTGGTGAAGCACAAACTTCTGGCTTATGAGCGAACAAAAA CTGTCCAGGGTTACCGCTTAACTAACGCCGGGTACGATTACCTTGCTCTGAAAGCTCTGTCTGCCCGACAGGTCATAACTTCTGTTGGAAACCAGATGGGTGTTGGCAAAGAATCAg ACATTTACATTGTTGCAGATGAAGAGGAGCAGCACTTTGCCTTGAAGTTACACAGGCTGGGAAGAACTTCCTTCCGCAGCCTGAAAAACAAACGTGACTACCACAAGCACAGGCACAAGATGTCATGGCTGTATCTATCCCGACTAGCAGCAATGAAGGAGTTTGCCTACATGAAG GCTTTGCACGACAGAAAATTTCCTGTTCCAAAACCTGTGGACTACAACAGGCATGCAGTTGTGATGGAGCTGATTGATGGCTATCCTTT GTGCCAGGTGCGCCAGATGGAAGATCCTGCCTCTCTCTACAGTGAATTAATGGATCTCATTGTCAAACTGGCCAATCATGGTTTGATTCATGGTGATTTCAATGAATTTAATCTCATCTTGGATAACGAAGACCATGTCACTATGATTGATTTCCCTCAGATGATCTCAACATCCCATCCAAATGCTGAATG GTATTTTGACAGAGATGTGAACTGTGTTAAGGAGTTCTTTAAGAAACGCTTCAACTACGAGAGTGAGCTCTTCCCAGCATTCAAAGACATCAG GAGAGAGTGTTGTCTTGACAGGGAGATTGCTGCCAGTGGCTatacaaaagaaatgcaggaagaTGGTGAACTGCTATACCCACCAGGTTCTGATGAGGATGATAATACAACAGAGGTAGCAGAATTTGTAGAAGATGCAGAGAGTACCCTCAGCTTCTTGacagataaagaaaacaatgcaaacTTCATGTGTGAAGTGGGTAGTTTCTCTGAAAGGAAACCCTCTGAGGACTTCACATCTAGCAACGAAGAGGCTGTTATAActgaaagcagtgaaaatacagaaaggcTGGATGTATCAAAGCTGAGTTCAGCCTTACAAGAAGCTGAAGGGCAAGCTGTGCTTTGGAAGTCTGGTGAAGAAGGTGCAGAGAGTTCTGAACTTGCTTTTTTTGAGGGCAGAAGCACAACTGAGAACACTGCTGAAGTCAAAAATCAGACGTGGCAAGAAGAGCACTGTAGTGATAAGGAGATAGAAGAAAAATGCCCTGATCTGGTTGACTTATCCAGTTTAAATAAGAAATTCAGGTATGACAG aaatgaaGAGGGTGTCGTGCATCTTGTTGAGCACAGAACAAGGTCTGCAAGTCCCACATCTGTCAGAAGTGTTGGGAGCTGTTCAACCATTCCAGTG gAGCTGGTGAAACAGAAGGTGAAACGTCAGCTGAGCAAACACcagaaggctgctctaaggcagaggctgcagaaaggagaagcaaaTATTTACACCAAACAACGTCGGGAAAATATGCACAACATTAAGTCAAGCTTGGATGCAGCTAGTTTCTGGGGGTAA
- the RIOK2 gene encoding serine/threonine-protein kinase RIO2 isoform X2, with protein MGKLNAVMLRYLSKEHFRVLTAVEMGMKNHEIVPASLIASIASLKHGGCHKILRELVKHKLLAYERTKTVQGYRLTNAGYDYLALKALSARQVITSVGNQMGVGKESDIYIVADEEEQHFALKLHRLGRTSFRSLKNKRDYHKHRHKMSWLYLSRLAAMKEFAYMKALHDRKFPVPKPVDYNRHAVVMELIDGYPLCQVRQMEDPASLYSELMDLIVKLANHGLIHGDFNEFNLILDNEDHVTMIDFPQMISTSHPNAEWYFDRDVNCVKEFFKKRFNYESELFPAFKDIRRECCLDREIAASGYTKEMQEDGELLYPPGSDEDDNTTEVAEFVEDAESTLSFLTDKENNANFMCEVGSFSERKPSEDFTSSNEEAVITESSENTERLDVSKLSSALQEAEGQAVLWKSGEEGAESSELAFFEGRSTTENTAEVKNQTWQEEHCSDKEIEEKCPDLVDLSSLNKKFRNEEGVVHLVEHRTRSASPTSVRSVGSCSTIPVELVKQKVKRQLSKHQKAALRQRLQKGEANIYTKQRRENMHNIKSSLDAASFWG; from the exons ATGGGGAAGCTGAACGCGGTGATGCTTCGGTACCTCTCCAAGGAGCACTTCAGGGTCCTGACAGCG GTGGAGATGGGCATGAAGAACCATGAGATAGTTCCTGCTAGCTTGATTGCCTCCATTGCCAGCCTGAAACACGGGGGCTGCCATAAAATACTGAGAGAGCTGGTGAAGCACAAACTTCTGGCTTATGAGCGAACAAAAA CTGTCCAGGGTTACCGCTTAACTAACGCCGGGTACGATTACCTTGCTCTGAAAGCTCTGTCTGCCCGACAGGTCATAACTTCTGTTGGAAACCAGATGGGTGTTGGCAAAGAATCAg ACATTTACATTGTTGCAGATGAAGAGGAGCAGCACTTTGCCTTGAAGTTACACAGGCTGGGAAGAACTTCCTTCCGCAGCCTGAAAAACAAACGTGACTACCACAAGCACAGGCACAAGATGTCATGGCTGTATCTATCCCGACTAGCAGCAATGAAGGAGTTTGCCTACATGAAG GCTTTGCACGACAGAAAATTTCCTGTTCCAAAACCTGTGGACTACAACAGGCATGCAGTTGTGATGGAGCTGATTGATGGCTATCCTTT GTGCCAGGTGCGCCAGATGGAAGATCCTGCCTCTCTCTACAGTGAATTAATGGATCTCATTGTCAAACTGGCCAATCATGGTTTGATTCATGGTGATTTCAATGAATTTAATCTCATCTTGGATAACGAAGACCATGTCACTATGATTGATTTCCCTCAGATGATCTCAACATCCCATCCAAATGCTGAATG GTATTTTGACAGAGATGTGAACTGTGTTAAGGAGTTCTTTAAGAAACGCTTCAACTACGAGAGTGAGCTCTTCCCAGCATTCAAAGACATCAG GAGAGAGTGTTGTCTTGACAGGGAGATTGCTGCCAGTGGCTatacaaaagaaatgcaggaagaTGGTGAACTGCTATACCCACCAGGTTCTGATGAGGATGATAATACAACAGAGGTAGCAGAATTTGTAGAAGATGCAGAGAGTACCCTCAGCTTCTTGacagataaagaaaacaatgcaaacTTCATGTGTGAAGTGGGTAGTTTCTCTGAAAGGAAACCCTCTGAGGACTTCACATCTAGCAACGAAGAGGCTGTTATAActgaaagcagtgaaaatacagaaaggcTGGATGTATCAAAGCTGAGTTCAGCCTTACAAGAAGCTGAAGGGCAAGCTGTGCTTTGGAAGTCTGGTGAAGAAGGTGCAGAGAGTTCTGAACTTGCTTTTTTTGAGGGCAGAAGCACAACTGAGAACACTGCTGAAGTCAAAAATCAGACGTGGCAAGAAGAGCACTGTAGTGATAAGGAGATAGAAGAAAAATGCCCTGATCTGGTTGACTTATCCAGTTTAAATAAGAAATTCAG aaatgaaGAGGGTGTCGTGCATCTTGTTGAGCACAGAACAAGGTCTGCAAGTCCCACATCTGTCAGAAGTGTTGGGAGCTGTTCAACCATTCCAGTG gAGCTGGTGAAACAGAAGGTGAAACGTCAGCTGAGCAAACACcagaaggctgctctaaggcagaggctgcagaaaggagaagcaaaTATTTACACCAAACAACGTCGGGAAAATATGCACAACATTAAGTCAAGCTTGGATGCAGCTAGTTTCTGGGGGTAA
- the LOC127383760 gene encoding uncharacterized protein LOC127383760, with protein sequence MSTKRTDAEAAGAENTEVQDGPSSSSSLFKEELHKYTFGQPFWDHLKKRQHRPTCAQYVWIQGAYMREEDFGDSLDSSSSSDSNSTDHEPQEYLKTTEKCKPVSSPRVPFPDELVKKHVSFKDKTEELSPALWKSVGQQLKQRGPTQPLPSPAQSKQESSAAEIKALCEFFIKELNHLKKKINELSVRGKGISSQSSSCYSSEDEEEGVEHHKHQHRGVRTSFSHKESTGRKRDVVIKEVSCTPLELVKIRKLFSRLPSETETEYVMRVSLTGGDHIMLSEQRARGYWGPGIILTTEDESHPWTLTQRAAFYVGSIDPIVRGEPRVLGGDLSNLLANVHKAAAIQMIYDRDLIPGQDSPVTLRVKPERLNVLIRGLPLSLRDIVIQIKEKLQNGDMQGYRWSDLARELLTYRRDYYASDLESSRKPSPVRQVTQPSLRNPPPPQQPEKSRGDWAVVSRGKRNRKPSSTHRNQHPENQGAASEDDMGPYAKLKEEARRVGIPPRLLSRNYSYQHLKDLVESWPKEPRSRSNSRERSCKSDLLPSPPSAEKKKSRRKSKRQQGEEERPNPDAENKNGQQDNDNESGPEVSSPPKDWQNVLRLVRNKNGDLELTCAVGPRRYPVTFVVDTGAQISTLKAEVAERCGVTLSLKPMFVSGAFGNSALQRTARVTLNLPGEEKPIQTEMIVGHIPFNLLGMDVLMGRAWRDEEGQCWSFGTPTPKMRLL encoded by the coding sequence ATGAGCACCAAGAGGACTGAtgctgaggctgctggtgcAGAAAATACCGAGGTTCAGGATGGGCCATCTTCATCATCCTCTCTGTTCAAGGAGGAACTGCACAAATACACCTTTGGGCAGCCCTTCTGGGACCACCTTAAAAAGCGTCAGCACCGTCCAACCTGTGCACAGTATGTGTGGATTCAAGGGGCCTACATGAGGGAGGAGGATTTTGGGGATTCCTTGGACTCCTCAAGTTCCTCAGACTCGAATAGCACAGACCATGAGCCCCAGGAGTACCTtaagacaacagaaaaatgcaagcCCGTGAGTTCACCCCGGGTGCCCTTCCCTGATGAGTTGGTTAAGAAACATGTgtcttttaaagacaaaacagaagaacTCAGTCCTGCCCTTTGGAAATCAGTAGGGCAGCAGTTAAAGCAGCGGGGCCCCACGCAGccgctcccctccccagcccagagcaagcaggagagctcagcagctgagaTAAAGGCACTGTGTGAGTTCTTCATTAAAGAACTGAACcacctgaagaagaaaatcaacGAACTCTCTGTTAGGGGGAAAGGCATTTCAAGCCAATCCTCTTCTTGCTACAgttctgaggatgaggaggagggagtggaacatcaTAAACACCAGCACCGGGGTGTGAGAACTTCCTTTTCTCACAAAGAAAGTACTGGTAGGAAAAGAGATGTGGTAATTAAAGAAGTATCTTGCACGCCTCTAGAATTGGTCAAGATTAGAAAACTGTTCAGCAGGCTTCCCTCTGAGACGGAAACTGAATATGTGatgagagtgtccctcacaggaggagacCATATCATGCTAAGTGAACAAAGAGCTAGAGGGTACTGGGGACCTGGGATTATTCTAACGACTGAAGATGAGTCGCACCCCTGGACCCTAACCCAGCGAGCAGCTTTTTATGTTGGTTCCATTGATCCCATTGTCAGGGGAGAGCCGAGGGTCCTGGGAGGGGACCTCTCTAATCTCCTGGCCAACGTCCACAAGGCTGCTGCaattcaaatgatttatgaCCGTGATTTAATACCGGGTCAGGATAGTCCTGTGACTCTTCGAGTGAAACCCGAAAGACTGAATGTCCTCATCAGGGGACTCCCTCTGTCACTTAGAGATATCGTCATCCAAATTAAAGAGAAACTCCAAAATGGAGATATGCAAGGATATAGGTGGTCTGATTTGGCCAGAGAATTGCTAACTTATAGAAGGGATTATTATGCATCTGATTTGGAATCTTCTCGCAAGCCTTCTCCAGTCAGACAAGTCACTCAACCTTCGTTGAGGAACCCccctcctcctcagcagccaGAGAAATCACGGGGTGACTGGGCAGTTGTGAGTAGAGGTAAACGAAACAGAAAACcaagcagcacacacagaaaccAACACCCTGAAAATCAAGGTGCTGCATCAGAAGATGACATGGGGCCGTATgctaagcttaaggaggaagccaggcgtGTGGGCATCCCACCGAGGCTTTTGTCTCGGAATTATTCTTATCAGCACCTGAAAGACCTAGTAGAAAGTTGGCCTAAAGAGCCCAGGTCAAGGTCTAATTCCAGGGAAAGATCCTGTAAGTCGGATCTTCTGCCAAGCCCTCCTTCTGCCGAGAAAAAGAAGTCAAGAAGAAAGTCAAAAAGAcagcagggggaggaggaaagacCAAATCCcgatgcagaaaacaaaaatggtcAGCAGGACAACGATAATGAATCAGGCCCTGAAGTTTCCAGTCCTCCAAAAGATTGGCAAAATGTACTAAGATTAGTTCGAAACAAAAACGGGGACTTGGAGCTCAcctgtgctgttgggccaagaCGTTACCCTGTGACATTTGTGGTGGACACAGGAGCCCAGATTTCCACGCTGAAAGCTGAGGTGGCTGAACGATGTGGCGTCACCTTATCTCTGAAACCAATGTTTGTCAGCGGGGcatttggtaactctgctttacaaagaACAGCTCGAGTCACTTTAAACctaccaggagaggaaaaacccattcagactgaaatgattgtgggtCACATTCCTTTCAATTTGTTAGGGATGGATGTTCTCATGGGCCGAGCCTGGAGGGATGAAGAAGGCCAGTGCTGGAGTTTTGGCACACCCACACCAAAGATGAGATTGTTATAG